The Sulfoacidibacillus ferrooxidans nucleotide sequence CCCGTTCAAACTCTCTCGTGTTGTTTGTAACAAGCGGAACATCGAGTGACAATGCGTGTGCGGCAATCATCGTGTCGAGCGGACCAATAGTCTGACCACGTCTTTCTAGTTCAGCACGTACGTTTCCGTAAACTACGGTCTCTTCAAATGAGAAGTTTGCAATTTCAAGTGGCAAGAGGAATGACTCTAGCGCGGCCTGATTTCTCTCTTTATTCTCACTCTTTGAAACGCCATACTGTAACTCTGCCACTGTTACCACGGATACGACAATCTCGCCCGTACGGAACACACGCATTCGCTCTAATAATTCATCCGACCGTCTTTTGATGAGATATATACAGATGTTGGTGTCCAGCATGTAAAGCATCAAAATGGTTCCTCTCGTTGTTGCTCCGCTGGTTGCTCACGCTCGACCATAAAATCATCTGAAAATAAGTCCAGTGATTGCGCTAACGAGTCCCACGCGTCGTCCATGGGTAATAAGACCACTGCGTTACCGACGCGCTTTACAAAAACCTCTGAACCATTAAATCGAAATTCTTTGGGCAAACGAACCGCCTGG carries:
- the vapC gene encoding type II toxin-antitoxin system tRNA(fMet)-specific endonuclease VapC; translated protein: MLYMLDTNICIYLIKRRSDELLERMRVFRTGEIVVSVVTVAELQYGVSKSENKERNQAALESFLLPLEIANFSFEETVVYGNVRAELERRGQTIGPLDTMIAAHALSLDVPLVTNNTREFERVKGLRVEDWTK
- the vapB gene encoding type II toxin-antitoxin system antitoxin VapB yields the protein MERAKIFQSGRSQAVRLPKEFRFNGSEVFVKRVGNAVVLLPMDDAWDSLAQSLDLFSDDFMVEREQPAEQQREEPF